CAACATTTTTTATCAGAGTGTGGTCGCAGGACTTCAAAATATCTTTAAACTGATTCAAAGTCAAGTAATCCTTCTCGCCCTCGCGCCCGGCCTCAACCATCGAGCCGACCAGCGAGCGGACCATTGAATGCAGAAAGCGGTTGGCAACAATCTCATAGATAAGAAGAGAACCGGCCATTCTCCATTCGCTGTATTTGATCTCACAATCATTATTTTCTTTTTGCGATGAAACGACACAAAAGGCCGAGAAATCGTGGACCCCTTTTATAAAGTCGGCCACTTCATTCATCCGGTCCATGTTCAGCGGAAAAGGATATTCCCAGCGGTGATTAAAATACAAGGCTGATTTCTGGAGTCCTATCATATACCGGTAATGCCGCGATCTGGCCGATTTGCGGGCGTGAAAATCATCGGGGACTTCGGTCGAGCCGGTGATTAAAATCGTCTCCGGCAGATAATAATTGATGGCATCGCGGTATTTTTCCGGCGGGAGGTAATGATCGATCCGGAAATTAGCCA
This genomic interval from candidate division Zixibacteria bacterium HGW-Zixibacteria-1 contains the following:
- a CDS encoding tRNA pseudouridine(38-40) synthase TruA; protein product: MALKNIRLDIEYDGTDYSGWQVQNNAVTIQGKIEEAIEKVTGQKAALHAAGRTDAGVHALGQVANFRIDHYLPPEKYRDAINYYLPETILITGSTEVPDDFHARKSARSRHYRYMIGLQKSALYFNHRWEYPFPLNMDRMNEVADFIKGVHDFSAFCVVSSQKENNDCEIKYSEWRMAGSLLIYEIVANRFLHSMVRSLVGSMVEAGREGEKDYLTLNQFKDILKSCDHTLIKNVAPARGLYLVAVEY